agaaaacccccatagctttacaactccacgtgtttgtcctatcaaagccatatgttgacctTCATGATACAAATCCTTTACACAaatgtgccttgttgttgcttTGAGCCTCATCgaactttgtgaccctagtgagatttctttcatacttgtttgatcaagatcatgtgcactccaccagctgaacttctacactggaagtcagctataccattccatccatccacaaaataaaactccatgtttaatgatctctctctctagtatccttcaaatgaggcatgggctatccaaaaaaaagagagaaaagatgacATGCCCAAGAaacatgacccaaaaaaagagagaaaaaaaaatggacacatcaatgtccatgacaaaaaaagaagagaacaaaatatatatagccatgtcctcatgatatccaaataaaggagagagggattcataaaaggagtatttcattccatttccaccatccaccttccacatatgtgcacgatcttgatcagcttgtttgatttgtcttctccatggatcctttgtttgattttgcaatatatgtgacacaagtgcatgcttccattttccctatcttgagctccacataagctatctttagaagtagggtgaaaataatgctttggtgaggatatatacactatgagcgacatgagagatcctatggagaagtaaagctatggttggtctttgcaaaaatatttccaaaaccccaGTCATATAGCAGGAAAGTGAAGGAAACTAAAGTCAACACCGTtccgctcttcaacttcccaaacaatttatgatagacacatcaaaattcacaggcaaaggtaaggcctagaataatttgtatgcaggtgtcatatcatATGAAGTCAGGGTCTgccttagttcttgcctttactcgaggacgagcaaagaactaagtgtgggggatcttgttgacggtcactaacgacccattttgaccgtcaactatcgtgcaaaagtcgagcatcagaaggaataaatattagcataggatgattatttgatgaattccacagatgctggtctgagaatgtgtgcaggtgaatttgggccaaaattgCATGTgacaagcatattatccaatgcataaattcctgggccaagcacaagcaaggccataggccaaaagggcccacttggcagctgcacatgagagagagacgcagcccataagcaaggtgacatgtcatcgatccgaggcaacaccttctcgacgaAATAGACAcgttcacgaggatccacgggcccaccagagcaccaaaaccgactcaagacaggcccttacccatatacaaGGCATGGGGGGCCCATCTAGCAGTATTCTGACCAAATACCAGGGCAAACTGGGCCAGCCCAAGGCCGGCCGACCAACCAGGTCGCCCGACctggtggtggactggtggcagcccacgggccccaccgcctctcagaaGACATGTGGTGAGGTGCGGTTGGtccccaatggcggtttggctcgTTTCCCGGGCAAGAGGCTGGTGGcaccctcctataaatacaagaggAGAGGGTGAGAATGAAAATACACTCACACAacacaccacaccatctcttctcttgagtcctcacttgaggtgtagagttgtcttagggagtttaggagtagaggtactcaggaggggcaccggcaacggcgctcttctccaatttgtacctctacacgagagtgaggaggagtcgggggatgtgccgggcttgtcggcgctcttctctgcttgtacctcgacggatgcttattaggtcgtaagtgttcgagactttctttctttgtttatttagaattagtgtttagatcgcaagttatcatttctgccttatattagatgATGTGTATgttagcgagtagcatttgactctagagtggggcccggatagaaaaggttaaccctgatcgcctctagagttagtagggaaaggcgtagacatggtgtctaggctggactataccactcagttgccTGATAGTCCCActgtttgtagaggtagccggcaggtggtgacaaccctgttcgagccttttagtaatcctccacgttcggatattggatagaacacatattggagctatcggcttgtataagccggtcgatacctttagctcgaagtataacggggACGTGatttcttcttctaaacatagattctagatcttagaaactcctctctttcctatcctcctacaccagtgtgtgtccttggactgtctgaacccgtaggtagtgtactcacgttccctagtggatacgataccctagaatactcttgggtgaaagctacagcggtatccgtgcgcttgcggattttattcgtgacgttacaaaataccaacacccTCCGCAGCGCAGACACTGCCCTCGAAGAAAGGGGGCCTCTGTGTCTGCGTTCCTGTAGCAGGTCGACGCCGCACGGGCAGAGCTAAATGAGGAGAGGAGGCGCACTGAGGGTAAGTATTGAAATTGGCTTTAGTTGACTTGGTTTTGTTGAGATTTATCTTCGCTTCCGCTCAGAGCTGCGGAAGGCTGTGGTGgaggagaccgcggcgaaggaggctCTCCAGGTCGCATACTCGTTGGTGCAAAAGGACTACGAGGACCTAGAGGGGTCCGCTGTGGCCACGTGACAGGGGCTCGAGGGTGAGGGCGGCTCGTCAGGCAGCTTGCTGGCCAGTCGCCTGAGGTCCTTGGGTGACCGGGTGGCCGAGCGGCTCAAGGGTGCCCTCCGCCTCGGCGTCCAGAAAGCCCTCGGTGGGGTCTCGATGCACTACATTGTCAACTTCGAGCAGCTAGCCACACGCTACATCATCCCCGATGGCAACGATGACGCCAAAGTTGATGCTATGGAGCAAGCCGATGCAGCTGCTgagggcgccgcctccgccttgtCCGAGCTTTTCGAAGGCGAACTCCTCCTTGCTGCTGTGGATGACGAGGACAAGGGTGCGCGCGGTGGAGAAGACGACCTGTAGAAAGCCTGGGTCACGAGGCCCGAGTAGATATGTTAGGATTTTGTCTTGATTTTGATTTTCCTATGTAAGGAGCAAAGACGTAATCTTAACGGTGTGGCCGCTCAAGGCCTTTGTGTATTTGTGCATCATTTTTCCTACTATTTTTTCGTGCTCTTGTGTGCTGCTTAGATAAACTTCTGCATGGATTTTTGTGTTCATAAGCTACTTAGGTGTGGGGAGGTGAGCGGGGATGCcgtgtcccggaggcgtaggcggttcCGCGGCTCGGCCGACCTTGTGCCAAAGTTGCTTATGCCTTACGTCTGTTTTTCTAAGTGTTCGAGAGGCTTAGATAAGAAGTTTTCGGAAAAAATAGCAAcattttggggacgttcgggggttccccccgttgtagcccccgagggaggcttggctttgcggGCAAAGCCAAGGCTCTCTCAGTGTTGTGCGTGCATCCGAGCCCCCAAGGGTTCGAATGATTCCTGAGAAATTTGTAAGTAAAGAATACTTCTTTATTACCTCGGGAATTTAAAATGTGAGTACAAAGTATGTACAAATAGCTTAGAATTTCAAGAATAGAAGCGACGTAGTTGCtgaatgttccaagcgttggtaaAGACTTCGCCCTTCTAGTAGGTGCTGGGCTTGAGGATCTCCGCAATGATGTACGGGCCCTCCCATGGCGGGGTAAGCTTGTGGCGCCCTCGGCTATCTTGCCGAAGCCTCAACACTAGGTCTCCCTTGTTGAGGTCCTGATGTCGAACTCTCTGCGCCTGATATTGTCGCAGAGACTGCTGGTAATGCACCGAGAGTAGGAGTGCCACATCTCGACCCTCGTCCAcctgatccagcgagtcctcgcgggctagctggttctgctgctcttggtagGCTTTGATCCTCGGGGACccatactccaagtcagtggggaggatagACTCGgcaccatagacgaggaagactGGGCTAAATCTCGTGGCTCGACTTGGGGTCATTcttaggctccagatgaccgagggtagctccgtgagccatctccggccaaatttgttcaacttgttgaagattcttggcttgagGTCTTGTAGGATCGTGTCGTTGGCATGTTCTACTTGGCCATTTGTTTGTGGATGCACCACAGCTGACCAATCCACACGTATGTGATAGTCATCACAGAACCTTAAGAACTTCTTCCCTGTGAACTAGGTGCCATTACccgtgatgatcgagttcgggaccccgaacctatagattatgtcggtgaagaattgcACGGCCTGTTCGGATTTTATCCTGACGATGGGTCgaacctcgatccacttggagaacttgtcgatcgCCACCAACAGGTGGGTTAAGCCCCCGGGCGCTTTCTGCAATGGTCCGATGAGGTCCAATCCCCATACGACGAAAGACCATGCAATAGGGATGGTTTGCAGAGCATTTGCCAGAAGGTGTGTTTGATGGGCGTAAAACTGGCAGCCTTCGCAAGTCCACATGATTTTCGTGGTGTCGGTGACTGCtatgggccagtaaaagccctgCCTGAATGCGTTCCTACAAGGGTGCGTGGCGCCGCGTGATGGCCGCAGGCTCCGGCGTGGATGTCCCGAAGCAGGTCCCTACCCTCGGGAATGGGGATGCAATGTTGTAGGACTCCCGAGGGGCTGCGCTTGTATAGTTCCCTGTCGATCACGGCGAAAGACTTGGCCTGCCTGGCGATGCGCCTCGCCTGAGCGCGATCCGAGGGTAGCACCTCTCGGTTGATCCAGTCGAGATACTGGTCGTGCCAGTCTTGCAGAAGCGGAGCCTCGTCAATTTGCATTGCCTTGGCCTCGTCCGCCGAGGAGGTCTTGGTCTCCATCTCCATGGCCTCGGACTCGCCTGCCGAGGGGTTCTCGAGCGAGGGCTCGGCGGACGAGGTGCCCGACTCTGCCGGATCCTTGAAATCGACGGATGGTTTGGTGAGGTTGCGGgcaaagatgttcgggggaACGGTGGTCCCTCCAGACGCAATCTTAGCCATCTCGTctgcatcctcgttgtacttgtgtgggacgtggttgagttctaggccgtcgaacttgtcctcAAGGCGGCGCGCcgcattgcagtacgcctccatctttgattcatgacagctagactccttcatcacctggtcgatgacgagttgagagtcaccccGCACATCGAGGCACTTGACGCCAagttcgatggcgatgcggaggccactgaggagggcctcgtactccgccatattgttggaCGATGGGAAGTGGAGGGGAAGCACGTAGCGCATGTGcactccgaggggtgagatgaaaaggaggccAGCGCCTGtgccagttttcatcaccgacccatcgaagtacatggtccagcactCCGCTTGAATTTGtggtgggggcagctgagtgtcggtccactcagcgatgaagtcagccaagatttgggatttGATCGCCTTGCAAGGCGCAtaagtgagagtttctcccatgaGTTCCACTGACCACTTGGCAATCCTACCCGTGGCTTCCCTATTGTgaactatctctcccaaggggaaagacgagaccacggtgacgggatgggcctcaaaGTAGTGGCatagcttgcgccgagccaggaCCACTGCGTATAGCAGCTTTTGGATCTGTTGATATCGTGACTTGGTCTCGGACAgcacttcgctgatgtagtacatcGGCCATTGGACAGGCAGAGTGTGTCCttcctcttgtctttccacaacaattACCGCGccgaccacttgggtcgtcgcagctacgtatagGTAGATGGGCTCGCTGCCTATCGGCGGTGTTAGGGTGGGGGCATGAGTGAGTGATACTtttagcctgtcgagggcttcctgagcctcgggggtccatGAAAAGGGCTcagttttcctcaggagtcggtacaaaggcaagcctttctcaccgAGGCGTGAGATGAAACGGCTAAGGGCTGCCAGGCAGCCCATGACCCTTTGTACCCCCTTTATGTCTCGGATCAGCTCCATCCAtttgatggccgagactttctcagggttgggttcgatgccccactGAGaaacaatgaaacccaagagcatgcctcgaggcaccccgaatacgCATTTTTCTGGGTTGAGCTTTACCCCCTTAGCTCTTAAGCAGTCGAACGCAATCTTGAGATCAGCTACCAGGTCATtggccttcctggattttacaacga
The nucleotide sequence above comes from Panicum virgatum strain AP13 chromosome 3K, P.virgatum_v5, whole genome shotgun sequence. Encoded proteins:
- the LOC120700929 gene encoding uncharacterized protein LOC120700929, producing the protein MTPSRATRFSPVFLVYGAESILPTDLEYGSPRIKAYQEQQNQLAREDSLDQVDEGRDVALLLSVHYQQSLRQYQAQRVRHQDLNKGDLVLRLRQDSRGRHKLTPPWEGPYIIAEILKPSTY
- the LOC120700930 gene encoding uncharacterized protein LOC120700930, whose translation is MAKIASGGTTVPPNIFARNLTKPSVDFKDPAESGTSSAEPSLENPSAGESEAMEMETKTSSADEAKAMQIDEAPLLQDWHDQYLDWINREVLPSDRAQARRIARQAKSFAVIDRELYKRSPSGVLQHCIPIPEGRDLLRDIHAGACGHHAAPRTLVGTHSGRAFTGP